Proteins found in one Muntiacus reevesi chromosome 2, mMunRee1.1, whole genome shotgun sequence genomic segment:
- the LOC136161107 gene encoding RNA-binding protein with serine-rich domain 1-like, translating to MDLSGVKKKSLLGVKENNKKSSTRAPSPTKRKDRSDEKSKDRSKDKGATKESSEKDRGRDKTRKRRSASSGSSSTRSRSSSTSSSGSSTSTGSSSGSSSSSASSRSGSSSTSRSSSSSSSSGSPSPSRRRHDNRRRSRSKSKPPKRDEKERKRRSPSPKPTKVHIGRLTRNVTKDHIMEIFSTYGKIKMIDMPVERMHPHLSKGYAYVEFENPDEAEKALKHMDGGQIDGQEITATAVLAPWPRPPPRRFSPPRRMLPPPPMWRRSPPRMRRRSRSPRRRSPARRRSRSPGRRSHRSRSSSNSSR from the coding sequence ATGGATTTATCAGGAGTGAAAAAGAAGAGCTTGCTAGgagtcaaagaaaataataaaaagtccaGCACTAGGGCGCCTTCTCCCACCAAACGCAAAGACCGCTCTGATGAGAAGTCCAAGGACCGCTCTAAAGATAAAGGGGCCACCAAGGAGTCAAGTGAGAAGGATCGCGGCAGGGATAAGACTCGGAAGAGGCGCAGCGCTTCCAGCGGGAGCAGCAGCACCAGGTCCCGGTCCAGCTCTACCTCCAGCTCAGGCTCTAGCACCAGCACGGGCTCCAGCAGCGGCTCCAGCTCGTCTTCAGCTTCGAGCCGCTCGGGAAGTTCCAGCACATCGCGCAGCTCCAGCTCCAGCAGCTCCTCCGGCTCCCCGAGCCCTTCTCGGCGCAGACACGACAACAGGCGGCGTTCCCGCTCAAAGTCCAAGCCACCGAAGAGAGacgagaaggaaaggaagaggcgGAGCCCTTCCCCGAAACCCACCAAAGTGCACATCGGCCGGCTCACCAGGAATGTGACCAAGGATCACATCATGGAGATATTCTCCACCTAtgggaaaattaaaatgattgacatgCCTGTAGAAAGGATGCACCCCCATTTGTCTAAAGGCTACGCCTATGTGGAGTTTGAGAATCCAGACGAGGCTGAGAAGGCGCTGAAGCACATGGACGGAGGTCAAATTGATGGCCAGGAGATCACTGCCACCGCTGTGCTGGCCCCCTGGCCCCGGCCACCCCCCCGGAGATTCAGCCCTCCCAGGAGGATGCTGCCACCTCCTCCTATGTGGCGCAGGTCACCCCCACGGATGAGGAGAAGGTCTCGCTCCCCGCGCCGTCGGTCGCCCGCGCGCCGTCGCTCCCGCTCTCCAGGCCGCCGCAGTCACCGCAGCCGCTCCAGCTCCAACTCCTCCCGATAG